Proteins encoded within one genomic window of Brienomyrus brachyistius isolate T26 chromosome 22, BBRACH_0.4, whole genome shotgun sequence:
- the srebf2 gene encoding sterol regulatory element-binding protein 2 isoform X2, whose amino-acid sequence MDGGEYISAMENMDPTLSELGDEFTLGDIDEMLQFVSNQVGDFPDLFEDQIPPGSLQHGPASQAPLEAPPTSQTPGNMGFQSPAPLTPMAAPPSVTLTPPQTPVQPQAQARAPPLLQPRPQPIQQVAPQPQQQTQPIQVQSTTVSAVQTLGVQAPGFSVQAQSHVLPVQTQAPAVMFAPALTSASPSRFIQSPVICHQGPTPGFQVLQPQMQSIMTSPQVQPMAIQHQRVLTSAGQTIQTLSTAPATVHTVSQQVPVLVHQPQILKTDSLVLTTLKPDGTQVLSTVQNPAGITTLTAPIQTTALQVPTLMGGNILTTLPVMMGSGDKLPIKQLSPGPSVGGTNGRVGQDQGAVPGMGPGVGMKEGEKRTTHNIIEKRYRSSINDKILELRDLVMGNDAKMHKSGVLRKAIDYIKYLQQTNHKLRQENLTLKMANQKNKSVCLTDDTEMKPEMVMMSPPASDSGSGSPHQFSPYCVDSEPGSPLLDHEQMKSEPNSPASVGVMDRSRILLCALTFLCLSLNPLPSLLGPEARSGPQWTPAGVGHGPSRTMLSLSGQTQSFAVWLWWLLPWISMWLLSGVGAVWGCVRVLYLWEPVTPLHSPKSVCFWRHRKQADLQLLRGDYTAAATSLQTCLSVLSRAPPATSLDLACSLSWNLIRYCLHRPTPLGWLVRQIGGKHKGEESQTSSRDAALVYQRLSQLQLTGKLPQRSGLWGLSLSLSAVNLSESAQGKVPPSQQAEIYVTAAIALRNVLGHHLSCLPGYLLSCAESLAWQSDSRQAPDWLRWLFTPLGRQFFLSCDWSVKSGSQEGVYTSQRDPADPIAQLHRCFCEKLLERAVHSLIQPHTKAETQKPQEGTGEFTSALEFLHLLNSCTEESPSPSPPFPPPASHGRASVGDPVCRWWALVLEAVACWLQGDDEAVRSLLAEAERMPRALHTLDHPLPKAVQHLCRAVQMSLNAQKGEAWPGSLAACERSSGHLQASISLPLGESAGWLNKGVELLVCDLLLTLRTNLWQRGGGANGEPGPAPSSQLAGFQHDLSSLRKLGQCYRQAQHKLFLHETTMRLMAGASPTRTHQLLELSLRRRSHNRGCGAEGDCMLGERERAHAILLACRHLPLPLLTPPGHRARLLAEARRTLERVGDRRSLQDCQQILLRLGGGTTIAAS is encoded by the exons ATGGACGGTGGGGAGTATATTTCGGCAATGGAAAATATGGACCCCACGTTGTCAGAACTCGGGGACGAATTTACCCTCGGTGACATTGATG AGATGCTACAGTTTGTTAGCAACCAGGTGGGCGATTTTCCCGACCTCTTCGAGGATCAGATACCACCTGGCTCCCTCCAACATGGCCCCGCCTCTCAGGCTCCACTGGAAGCCCCCCCAACATCCCAAACACCGGGGAATATGGGGTTTCAGAGCCCTGCTCCCCTCACACCTATGGCTGCCCCCCCTTCTGTGACTCTGACGCCTCCCCAGACGCCTGTGCAGCCCCAGGCCCAGGCCCGTGCTCCTCCCCTGCTTCAGCCACGGCCCCAGCctatccagcaggtggcgccacAGCCTCAGCAGCAGACACAGCCCATCCAGGTGCAGAGCACGACCGTCTCTGCAGTTCAGACTTTGGGAGTACAGGCCCCAGGCTTTTCAGTGCAGGCCCAAAGCCATGTGCTGCCGGTGCAGACACAGGCCCCGGCCGTGATGTTTGCCCCAGCCCTGACCAGCGCCTCACCCTCACGCTTTATTCAGAGCCCTGTCATCTGCCACCAGGGCCCCACGCCTGGTTTCCAAG TCCTCCAACCACAGATGCAGAGCATCATGACGTCACCACAGGTTCAGCCAATGGCGATCCAGCACCAGCGTGTCCTGACGTCAGCCGGCCAGACCATACAGACGCTTTCGACGGCACCCGCTACTGTACATACAGTGTCGCAGCAAGTTCCA GTTCTGGTCCACCAGCCCCAGATTTTAAAGACGGACTCCCTGGTTCTGACCACCCTGAAGCCCGATGGCACCCAGGTTCTGTCCACAGTGCAGAATCCAGCTGGGATCACAACCCTGACTGCCCCCATCCAGACCACGGCCCTGCAGGTCCCA ACTCTGATGGGTGGCAACATTCTGACCACACTTCCCGTTATGATGGGGAGTGGAGACAAGCTGCCAATCAAGCAGCTGTCGCCTGGGCCATCCGTTGGCGGAACCAATGGCAGGGTCGGACAAGACCAAGGGGCGGTGCCAGGGATGGGGCCGGGAGTTGGGATGAAGGAGGGCGAGAAGAGGACCACCCACAACATTATTGAGAAGAGATACCGTTCCTCCATCAATGACAAGATCCTAGAGCTCAGAGACCTAGTGATGGGCAACGATGCCAAG ATGCACAAATCAGGAGTGCTGAGGAAGGCCATTGATTATATAAAGTACCTTCAGCAGACCAATCATAAGCTCCGACAAGAGAATCTGACCCTCAAGATGGCcaatcagaaaaaca AGTCTGTGTGTCTGACGGACGACACCGAGATGAAACCGGAGATGGTAATGATGTCGCCACCTGCCTCGGATTCGGGCTCAGGGTCTCCCCACCAGTTCTCCCCCTACTGCGTCGACTCGGAGCCTGGGAGTCCTCTGCTGGACCATGAACAG atgaagagtgagcccAACTCCCCTGCCTCGGTGGGGGTCATGGACCGCTCCCGCATCCTCCTCTGTGCTCTCACCTTCCTCTGCCTGTCTCTCAACCCGCTGCCTTCGCTTCTGGGCCCCGAGGCCCGGAGTGGACCCCAGTGGACCCCTGCTGGTGTGGGACACGGGCCCTCCAGAACCATGCTGAGCCTCTCTGGCCAGACTCAGAGCTTTG CGGTGTGGCTGTGGTGGCTGCTGCCCTGGATCAGCATGTGGCTGCTGAGCGGcgtgggggccgtctggggctGCGTGAGAGTCCTGTACCTGTGGGAGCCGGTGACGCCGCTCCACTCGCCCAAGTCCGTCTGCTTCTGGAGGCACCGCAAGCAGGCCGACCTCCAGCTGCTAAGG GGTGACTACACAGCCGCAGCCACCAGCCTGCAGACTTGCCTCTCTGTACTGTCCAGGGCCCCTCCGGCGACCAGCCTCGACTTGGCCTGCTCCCTCTCCTGGAATCTGATTCGCTACTGCCTGCACCGGCCCACCCCCCTGGGCTGGCTGGTGCGTCAGATTGGTGGGAAGCACAAAGGGGAGGAGTCACAAACGAGCTCACGGGATGCTGCCCTGGTGTACCAGAGACTCAGCCAGCTGCAGCTGACAG GGAAGCTGCCGCAGCGCAGTGGCCTTTGGGGCTTGTCCCTGTCCCTCAGCGCGGTGAACCTGAGTGAGAGCGCCCAGGGAAAGGTGCCTCCCTCCCAGCAGGCCGAGATCTACGTCACAGCGGCCATCGCGCTCCGTAATGTGCTGGGCCACCACCTCTCCTGCCTGCCT GGTTACCTGTTGAGCTGTGCTGAGAGCCTGGCCTGGCAGTCAGACTCCAGGCAGGCCCCTGATTGGCTGCGCTGGCTCTTCACCCCATTGGGCAGGCAGTTCTTCTTGAGCTGCGATTGGTCCGTGAAGTCTGGCAGCCAAGAGGGTGTCTATACttcccagagagacccag CCGACCCCATCGCCCAGCTGCACCGCTGCTTCTGCGAGAAGCTGCTGGAGAGAGCCGTGCACTCACTGATCCAGCCACACACCAAGGCCGAGACGCAGAAGCCTCAAGAGGGCACAGG CGAGTTCACCAGCGCCTTGGAGTTTCTTCATCTACTGAACAGCTGCACAGAGGAGTCTCcctcaccctcccctcccttccctCCCCCTGCAAGCCACGGCAGGGCATCAG TGGGAGACCCCGTGTGTCGCTGGTGGGCGCTGGTCCTAGAGGCTGTGGCGTGCTGGCTGCAGGGTGACGACGAGGCCGTCAGGTCCCTGCTGGCCGAGGCGGAGCGTATGCCGAGAGCCCTGCATACACTGGA CCACCCGCTCCCTAAAGCCGTGCAGCACCTGTGTCGGGCCGTGCAGATGAGCCTGAACGCCCAGAAGGGAGAGGCGTGGCCGGGCTCCCTGGCGGCCTGTGAGCGGTCCAGCGGACACCTGCAGGCCAGCATCTCCCTGCCCCTGGGCGAGAGTGCCGGCTGGCTCAACAAG GGGGTGGAGCTCCTGGTATGTGACCTCTTGCTGACCCTGAGGACCAACCTATGGCAGAGAGGAGGCGGAGCTAATGGGGAGCcaggccccgcccccagctCCCAGCTGGCAGGATTTCAGCATGATCTGAGCTCTCTGCGTAAATTGGGCCAGTGCTACAGACAGGCTCAGCACAAG CTCTTCCTCCATGAGACGACCATGCGGCTGATGGCGGGGGCCAGCCCCACCCGCACGCACCAGCTGTTGGAGCTCAGCCTGCGTAGACGCAGCCACAACCGTGGCTGTGGGGCAG AGGGCGACTGCATGCTTGGGGAACGGGAGCGAGCCCACGCCATCCTGCTGGCCTGCCGCCACCTGCCCCTGCCACTGCTCACGCCGCCCGGCCACCGAGCGCGGCTGCTGGCCGAGGCCCGACGCACGCTGGAGCGTGTGGGAGACCGACGCTCGCTTCAGGACTGCCAACAGATCCTGCTACGGCTCGGCGGCGGCACAACCATCGCTGCCTCCTAA
- the srebf2 gene encoding sterol regulatory element-binding protein 2 isoform X3, whose amino-acid sequence MDGGEYISAMENMDPTLSELGDEFTLGDIDEMLQFVSNQVGDFPDLFEDQIPPGSLQHGPASQAPLEAPPTSQTPGNMGFQSPAPLTPMAAPPSVTLTPPQTPVQPQAQARAPPLLQPRPQPIQQVAPQPQQQTQPIQVQSTTVSAVQTLGVQAPGFSVQAQSHVLPVQTQAPAVMFAPALTSASPSRFIQSPVICHQGPTPGFQVLQPQMQSIMTSPQVQPMAIQHQRVLTSAGQTIQTLSTAPATVHTVSQQVPVLVHQPQILKTDSLVLTTLKPDGTQVLSTVQNPAGITTLTAPIQTTALQTLMGGNILTTLPVMMGSGDKLPIKQLSPGPSVGGTNGRVGQDQGAVPGMGPGVGMKEGEKRTTHNIIEKRYRSSINDKILELRDLVMGNDAKMHKSGVLRKAIDYIKYLQQTNHKLRQENLTLKMANQKNKSVCLTDDTEMKPEMVMMSPPASDSGSGSPHQFSPYCVDSEPGSPLLDHEQMKSEPNSPASVGVMDRSRILLCALTFLCLSLNPLPSLLGPEARSGPQWTPAGVGHGPSRTMLSLSGQTQSFAVWLWWLLPWISMWLLSGVGAVWGCVRVLYLWEPVTPLHSPKSVCFWRHRKQADLQLLRGDYTAAATSLQTCLSVLSRAPPATSLDLACSLSWNLIRYCLHRPTPLGWLVRQIGGKHKGEESQTSSRDAALVYQRLSQLQLTGKLPQRSGLWGLSLSLSAVNLSESAQGKVPPSQQAEIYVTAAIALRNVLGHHLSCLPGYLLSCAESLAWQSDSRQAPDWLRWLFTPLGRQFFLSCDWSVKSGSQEGVYTSQRDPADPIAQLHRCFCEKLLERAVHSLIQPHTKAETQKPQEGTGEFTSALEFLHLLNSCTEESPSPSPPFPPPASHGRASAVGDPVCRWWALVLEAVACWLQGDDEAVRSLLAEAERMPRALHTLDHPLPKAVQHLCRAVQMSLNAQKGEAWPGSLAACERSSGHLQASISLPLGESAGWLNKGVELLVCDLLLTLRTNLWQRGGGANGEPGPAPSSQLAGFQHDLSSLRKLGQCYRQAQHKLFLHETTMRLMAGASPTRTHQLLELSLRRRSHNRGCGAEGDCMLGERERAHAILLACRHLPLPLLTPPGHRARLLAEARRTLERVGDRRSLQDCQQILLRLGGGTTIAAS is encoded by the exons ATGGACGGTGGGGAGTATATTTCGGCAATGGAAAATATGGACCCCACGTTGTCAGAACTCGGGGACGAATTTACCCTCGGTGACATTGATG AGATGCTACAGTTTGTTAGCAACCAGGTGGGCGATTTTCCCGACCTCTTCGAGGATCAGATACCACCTGGCTCCCTCCAACATGGCCCCGCCTCTCAGGCTCCACTGGAAGCCCCCCCAACATCCCAAACACCGGGGAATATGGGGTTTCAGAGCCCTGCTCCCCTCACACCTATGGCTGCCCCCCCTTCTGTGACTCTGACGCCTCCCCAGACGCCTGTGCAGCCCCAGGCCCAGGCCCGTGCTCCTCCCCTGCTTCAGCCACGGCCCCAGCctatccagcaggtggcgccacAGCCTCAGCAGCAGACACAGCCCATCCAGGTGCAGAGCACGACCGTCTCTGCAGTTCAGACTTTGGGAGTACAGGCCCCAGGCTTTTCAGTGCAGGCCCAAAGCCATGTGCTGCCGGTGCAGACACAGGCCCCGGCCGTGATGTTTGCCCCAGCCCTGACCAGCGCCTCACCCTCACGCTTTATTCAGAGCCCTGTCATCTGCCACCAGGGCCCCACGCCTGGTTTCCAAG TCCTCCAACCACAGATGCAGAGCATCATGACGTCACCACAGGTTCAGCCAATGGCGATCCAGCACCAGCGTGTCCTGACGTCAGCCGGCCAGACCATACAGACGCTTTCGACGGCACCCGCTACTGTACATACAGTGTCGCAGCAAGTTCCA GTTCTGGTCCACCAGCCCCAGATTTTAAAGACGGACTCCCTGGTTCTGACCACCCTGAAGCCCGATGGCACCCAGGTTCTGTCCACAGTGCAGAATCCAGCTGGGATCACAACCCTGACTGCCCCCATCCAGACCACGGCCCTGCAG ACTCTGATGGGTGGCAACATTCTGACCACACTTCCCGTTATGATGGGGAGTGGAGACAAGCTGCCAATCAAGCAGCTGTCGCCTGGGCCATCCGTTGGCGGAACCAATGGCAGGGTCGGACAAGACCAAGGGGCGGTGCCAGGGATGGGGCCGGGAGTTGGGATGAAGGAGGGCGAGAAGAGGACCACCCACAACATTATTGAGAAGAGATACCGTTCCTCCATCAATGACAAGATCCTAGAGCTCAGAGACCTAGTGATGGGCAACGATGCCAAG ATGCACAAATCAGGAGTGCTGAGGAAGGCCATTGATTATATAAAGTACCTTCAGCAGACCAATCATAAGCTCCGACAAGAGAATCTGACCCTCAAGATGGCcaatcagaaaaaca AGTCTGTGTGTCTGACGGACGACACCGAGATGAAACCGGAGATGGTAATGATGTCGCCACCTGCCTCGGATTCGGGCTCAGGGTCTCCCCACCAGTTCTCCCCCTACTGCGTCGACTCGGAGCCTGGGAGTCCTCTGCTGGACCATGAACAG atgaagagtgagcccAACTCCCCTGCCTCGGTGGGGGTCATGGACCGCTCCCGCATCCTCCTCTGTGCTCTCACCTTCCTCTGCCTGTCTCTCAACCCGCTGCCTTCGCTTCTGGGCCCCGAGGCCCGGAGTGGACCCCAGTGGACCCCTGCTGGTGTGGGACACGGGCCCTCCAGAACCATGCTGAGCCTCTCTGGCCAGACTCAGAGCTTTG CGGTGTGGCTGTGGTGGCTGCTGCCCTGGATCAGCATGTGGCTGCTGAGCGGcgtgggggccgtctggggctGCGTGAGAGTCCTGTACCTGTGGGAGCCGGTGACGCCGCTCCACTCGCCCAAGTCCGTCTGCTTCTGGAGGCACCGCAAGCAGGCCGACCTCCAGCTGCTAAGG GGTGACTACACAGCCGCAGCCACCAGCCTGCAGACTTGCCTCTCTGTACTGTCCAGGGCCCCTCCGGCGACCAGCCTCGACTTGGCCTGCTCCCTCTCCTGGAATCTGATTCGCTACTGCCTGCACCGGCCCACCCCCCTGGGCTGGCTGGTGCGTCAGATTGGTGGGAAGCACAAAGGGGAGGAGTCACAAACGAGCTCACGGGATGCTGCCCTGGTGTACCAGAGACTCAGCCAGCTGCAGCTGACAG GGAAGCTGCCGCAGCGCAGTGGCCTTTGGGGCTTGTCCCTGTCCCTCAGCGCGGTGAACCTGAGTGAGAGCGCCCAGGGAAAGGTGCCTCCCTCCCAGCAGGCCGAGATCTACGTCACAGCGGCCATCGCGCTCCGTAATGTGCTGGGCCACCACCTCTCCTGCCTGCCT GGTTACCTGTTGAGCTGTGCTGAGAGCCTGGCCTGGCAGTCAGACTCCAGGCAGGCCCCTGATTGGCTGCGCTGGCTCTTCACCCCATTGGGCAGGCAGTTCTTCTTGAGCTGCGATTGGTCCGTGAAGTCTGGCAGCCAAGAGGGTGTCTATACttcccagagagacccag CCGACCCCATCGCCCAGCTGCACCGCTGCTTCTGCGAGAAGCTGCTGGAGAGAGCCGTGCACTCACTGATCCAGCCACACACCAAGGCCGAGACGCAGAAGCCTCAAGAGGGCACAGG CGAGTTCACCAGCGCCTTGGAGTTTCTTCATCTACTGAACAGCTGCACAGAGGAGTCTCcctcaccctcccctcccttccctCCCCCTGCAAGCCACGGCAGGGCATCAG CAGTGGGAGACCCCGTGTGTCGCTGGTGGGCGCTGGTCCTAGAGGCTGTGGCGTGCTGGCTGCAGGGTGACGACGAGGCCGTCAGGTCCCTGCTGGCCGAGGCGGAGCGTATGCCGAGAGCCCTGCATACACTGGA CCACCCGCTCCCTAAAGCCGTGCAGCACCTGTGTCGGGCCGTGCAGATGAGCCTGAACGCCCAGAAGGGAGAGGCGTGGCCGGGCTCCCTGGCGGCCTGTGAGCGGTCCAGCGGACACCTGCAGGCCAGCATCTCCCTGCCCCTGGGCGAGAGTGCCGGCTGGCTCAACAAG GGGGTGGAGCTCCTGGTATGTGACCTCTTGCTGACCCTGAGGACCAACCTATGGCAGAGAGGAGGCGGAGCTAATGGGGAGCcaggccccgcccccagctCCCAGCTGGCAGGATTTCAGCATGATCTGAGCTCTCTGCGTAAATTGGGCCAGTGCTACAGACAGGCTCAGCACAAG CTCTTCCTCCATGAGACGACCATGCGGCTGATGGCGGGGGCCAGCCCCACCCGCACGCACCAGCTGTTGGAGCTCAGCCTGCGTAGACGCAGCCACAACCGTGGCTGTGGGGCAG AGGGCGACTGCATGCTTGGGGAACGGGAGCGAGCCCACGCCATCCTGCTGGCCTGCCGCCACCTGCCCCTGCCACTGCTCACGCCGCCCGGCCACCGAGCGCGGCTGCTGGCCGAGGCCCGACGCACGCTGGAGCGTGTGGGAGACCGACGCTCGCTTCAGGACTGCCAACAGATCCTGCTACGGCTCGGCGGCGGCACAACCATCGCTGCCTCCTAA
- the srebf2 gene encoding sterol regulatory element-binding protein 2 isoform X1 yields the protein MDGGEYISAMENMDPTLSELGDEFTLGDIDEMLQFVSNQVGDFPDLFEDQIPPGSLQHGPASQAPLEAPPTSQTPGNMGFQSPAPLTPMAAPPSVTLTPPQTPVQPQAQARAPPLLQPRPQPIQQVAPQPQQQTQPIQVQSTTVSAVQTLGVQAPGFSVQAQSHVLPVQTQAPAVMFAPALTSASPSRFIQSPVICHQGPTPGFQVLQPQMQSIMTSPQVQPMAIQHQRVLTSAGQTIQTLSTAPATVHTVSQQVPVLVHQPQILKTDSLVLTTLKPDGTQVLSTVQNPAGITTLTAPIQTTALQVPTLMGGNILTTLPVMMGSGDKLPIKQLSPGPSVGGTNGRVGQDQGAVPGMGPGVGMKEGEKRTTHNIIEKRYRSSINDKILELRDLVMGNDAKMHKSGVLRKAIDYIKYLQQTNHKLRQENLTLKMANQKNKSVCLTDDTEMKPEMVMMSPPASDSGSGSPHQFSPYCVDSEPGSPLLDHEQMKSEPNSPASVGVMDRSRILLCALTFLCLSLNPLPSLLGPEARSGPQWTPAGVGHGPSRTMLSLSGQTQSFAVWLWWLLPWISMWLLSGVGAVWGCVRVLYLWEPVTPLHSPKSVCFWRHRKQADLQLLRGDYTAAATSLQTCLSVLSRAPPATSLDLACSLSWNLIRYCLHRPTPLGWLVRQIGGKHKGEESQTSSRDAALVYQRLSQLQLTGKLPQRSGLWGLSLSLSAVNLSESAQGKVPPSQQAEIYVTAAIALRNVLGHHLSCLPGYLLSCAESLAWQSDSRQAPDWLRWLFTPLGRQFFLSCDWSVKSGSQEGVYTSQRDPADPIAQLHRCFCEKLLERAVHSLIQPHTKAETQKPQEGTGEFTSALEFLHLLNSCTEESPSPSPPFPPPASHGRASAVGDPVCRWWALVLEAVACWLQGDDEAVRSLLAEAERMPRALHTLDHPLPKAVQHLCRAVQMSLNAQKGEAWPGSLAACERSSGHLQASISLPLGESAGWLNKGVELLVCDLLLTLRTNLWQRGGGANGEPGPAPSSQLAGFQHDLSSLRKLGQCYRQAQHKLFLHETTMRLMAGASPTRTHQLLELSLRRRSHNRGCGAEGDCMLGERERAHAILLACRHLPLPLLTPPGHRARLLAEARRTLERVGDRRSLQDCQQILLRLGGGTTIAAS from the exons ATGGACGGTGGGGAGTATATTTCGGCAATGGAAAATATGGACCCCACGTTGTCAGAACTCGGGGACGAATTTACCCTCGGTGACATTGATG AGATGCTACAGTTTGTTAGCAACCAGGTGGGCGATTTTCCCGACCTCTTCGAGGATCAGATACCACCTGGCTCCCTCCAACATGGCCCCGCCTCTCAGGCTCCACTGGAAGCCCCCCCAACATCCCAAACACCGGGGAATATGGGGTTTCAGAGCCCTGCTCCCCTCACACCTATGGCTGCCCCCCCTTCTGTGACTCTGACGCCTCCCCAGACGCCTGTGCAGCCCCAGGCCCAGGCCCGTGCTCCTCCCCTGCTTCAGCCACGGCCCCAGCctatccagcaggtggcgccacAGCCTCAGCAGCAGACACAGCCCATCCAGGTGCAGAGCACGACCGTCTCTGCAGTTCAGACTTTGGGAGTACAGGCCCCAGGCTTTTCAGTGCAGGCCCAAAGCCATGTGCTGCCGGTGCAGACACAGGCCCCGGCCGTGATGTTTGCCCCAGCCCTGACCAGCGCCTCACCCTCACGCTTTATTCAGAGCCCTGTCATCTGCCACCAGGGCCCCACGCCTGGTTTCCAAG TCCTCCAACCACAGATGCAGAGCATCATGACGTCACCACAGGTTCAGCCAATGGCGATCCAGCACCAGCGTGTCCTGACGTCAGCCGGCCAGACCATACAGACGCTTTCGACGGCACCCGCTACTGTACATACAGTGTCGCAGCAAGTTCCA GTTCTGGTCCACCAGCCCCAGATTTTAAAGACGGACTCCCTGGTTCTGACCACCCTGAAGCCCGATGGCACCCAGGTTCTGTCCACAGTGCAGAATCCAGCTGGGATCACAACCCTGACTGCCCCCATCCAGACCACGGCCCTGCAGGTCCCA ACTCTGATGGGTGGCAACATTCTGACCACACTTCCCGTTATGATGGGGAGTGGAGACAAGCTGCCAATCAAGCAGCTGTCGCCTGGGCCATCCGTTGGCGGAACCAATGGCAGGGTCGGACAAGACCAAGGGGCGGTGCCAGGGATGGGGCCGGGAGTTGGGATGAAGGAGGGCGAGAAGAGGACCACCCACAACATTATTGAGAAGAGATACCGTTCCTCCATCAATGACAAGATCCTAGAGCTCAGAGACCTAGTGATGGGCAACGATGCCAAG ATGCACAAATCAGGAGTGCTGAGGAAGGCCATTGATTATATAAAGTACCTTCAGCAGACCAATCATAAGCTCCGACAAGAGAATCTGACCCTCAAGATGGCcaatcagaaaaaca AGTCTGTGTGTCTGACGGACGACACCGAGATGAAACCGGAGATGGTAATGATGTCGCCACCTGCCTCGGATTCGGGCTCAGGGTCTCCCCACCAGTTCTCCCCCTACTGCGTCGACTCGGAGCCTGGGAGTCCTCTGCTGGACCATGAACAG atgaagagtgagcccAACTCCCCTGCCTCGGTGGGGGTCATGGACCGCTCCCGCATCCTCCTCTGTGCTCTCACCTTCCTCTGCCTGTCTCTCAACCCGCTGCCTTCGCTTCTGGGCCCCGAGGCCCGGAGTGGACCCCAGTGGACCCCTGCTGGTGTGGGACACGGGCCCTCCAGAACCATGCTGAGCCTCTCTGGCCAGACTCAGAGCTTTG CGGTGTGGCTGTGGTGGCTGCTGCCCTGGATCAGCATGTGGCTGCTGAGCGGcgtgggggccgtctggggctGCGTGAGAGTCCTGTACCTGTGGGAGCCGGTGACGCCGCTCCACTCGCCCAAGTCCGTCTGCTTCTGGAGGCACCGCAAGCAGGCCGACCTCCAGCTGCTAAGG GGTGACTACACAGCCGCAGCCACCAGCCTGCAGACTTGCCTCTCTGTACTGTCCAGGGCCCCTCCGGCGACCAGCCTCGACTTGGCCTGCTCCCTCTCCTGGAATCTGATTCGCTACTGCCTGCACCGGCCCACCCCCCTGGGCTGGCTGGTGCGTCAGATTGGTGGGAAGCACAAAGGGGAGGAGTCACAAACGAGCTCACGGGATGCTGCCCTGGTGTACCAGAGACTCAGCCAGCTGCAGCTGACAG GGAAGCTGCCGCAGCGCAGTGGCCTTTGGGGCTTGTCCCTGTCCCTCAGCGCGGTGAACCTGAGTGAGAGCGCCCAGGGAAAGGTGCCTCCCTCCCAGCAGGCCGAGATCTACGTCACAGCGGCCATCGCGCTCCGTAATGTGCTGGGCCACCACCTCTCCTGCCTGCCT GGTTACCTGTTGAGCTGTGCTGAGAGCCTGGCCTGGCAGTCAGACTCCAGGCAGGCCCCTGATTGGCTGCGCTGGCTCTTCACCCCATTGGGCAGGCAGTTCTTCTTGAGCTGCGATTGGTCCGTGAAGTCTGGCAGCCAAGAGGGTGTCTATACttcccagagagacccag CCGACCCCATCGCCCAGCTGCACCGCTGCTTCTGCGAGAAGCTGCTGGAGAGAGCCGTGCACTCACTGATCCAGCCACACACCAAGGCCGAGACGCAGAAGCCTCAAGAGGGCACAGG CGAGTTCACCAGCGCCTTGGAGTTTCTTCATCTACTGAACAGCTGCACAGAGGAGTCTCcctcaccctcccctcccttccctCCCCCTGCAAGCCACGGCAGGGCATCAG CAGTGGGAGACCCCGTGTGTCGCTGGTGGGCGCTGGTCCTAGAGGCTGTGGCGTGCTGGCTGCAGGGTGACGACGAGGCCGTCAGGTCCCTGCTGGCCGAGGCGGAGCGTATGCCGAGAGCCCTGCATACACTGGA CCACCCGCTCCCTAAAGCCGTGCAGCACCTGTGTCGGGCCGTGCAGATGAGCCTGAACGCCCAGAAGGGAGAGGCGTGGCCGGGCTCCCTGGCGGCCTGTGAGCGGTCCAGCGGACACCTGCAGGCCAGCATCTCCCTGCCCCTGGGCGAGAGTGCCGGCTGGCTCAACAAG GGGGTGGAGCTCCTGGTATGTGACCTCTTGCTGACCCTGAGGACCAACCTATGGCAGAGAGGAGGCGGAGCTAATGGGGAGCcaggccccgcccccagctCCCAGCTGGCAGGATTTCAGCATGATCTGAGCTCTCTGCGTAAATTGGGCCAGTGCTACAGACAGGCTCAGCACAAG CTCTTCCTCCATGAGACGACCATGCGGCTGATGGCGGGGGCCAGCCCCACCCGCACGCACCAGCTGTTGGAGCTCAGCCTGCGTAGACGCAGCCACAACCGTGGCTGTGGGGCAG AGGGCGACTGCATGCTTGGGGAACGGGAGCGAGCCCACGCCATCCTGCTGGCCTGCCGCCACCTGCCCCTGCCACTGCTCACGCCGCCCGGCCACCGAGCGCGGCTGCTGGCCGAGGCCCGACGCACGCTGGAGCGTGTGGGAGACCGACGCTCGCTTCAGGACTGCCAACAGATCCTGCTACGGCTCGGCGGCGGCACAACCATCGCTGCCTCCTAA